One window from the genome of Thermus sediminis encodes:
- a CDS encoding methylglyoxal synthase codes for MKRLALIAHDAKKEEMVAFCLRHKGLLARFSLVATGTTGARIEEATGLPVERVLSGPLGGDQQIGARVAEGRVLAVIFLQDPMTPKPHEPDIQALMRVCNVHGVPLATNLAAAEALVPWLRDQAAT; via the coding sequence GTGAAGCGCCTGGCCCTCATCGCCCACGACGCCAAGAAGGAGGAGATGGTGGCCTTCTGCCTGAGGCATAAGGGGCTCCTCGCCCGGTTTTCCCTCGTGGCCACGGGGACCACCGGGGCCCGCATTGAGGAGGCCACGGGGCTTCCCGTGGAACGGGTCCTCTCCGGGCCCCTGGGCGGGGACCAGCAGATCGGGGCCCGGGTGGCCGAGGGTCGGGTCCTGGCGGTGATCTTCCTCCAGGACCCCATGACGCCCAAGCCCCACGAGCCCGACATCCAGGCCCTCATGCGGGTCTGCAACGTGCATGGGGTGCCCCTCGCCACCAACCTGGCGGCGGCGGAGGCCCTGGTCCCTTGGCTCAGGGACCAGGCCGCCACCTAG
- a CDS encoding M42 family metallopeptidase: MDYAPDLAFLERLLLATGPSGFEEEAAEVFLERARTFAQAERDRHGNAYARLNPGKRPKVLLLGHLDEIGVIVSHVEEKGFLRLRPLGGWDPQVLVGQRLRFLGKKGPVLGVVGRKAIHVLKEEERRKAVEIPELFADIGAESREEALAHLEVGAVGVLDQAPEWLLGRRLVSKALDNRLGAFVVLEALRLLVGLAPGEVVAVGTVQEEIGAYGARTAAFREAPDLALVVDVHHDSATPGMDKALVGEAELGKGVVLDVGPFVDQEVLKGLRAAAEREGIPYVLHAHGRWSGTDADEVAKVREGIPTGIVSIPLRYMHSPVEMVDFTDVERAVRLLAAFVRGV, translated from the coding sequence ATGGACTACGCGCCAGATCTGGCTTTTCTGGAAAGACTCCTTCTAGCCACCGGGCCTTCCGGCTTTGAGGAGGAGGCGGCCGAGGTCTTCCTGGAGAGGGCCAGGACCTTCGCCCAGGCGGAGCGCGACCGGCACGGGAACGCCTACGCCCGCCTCAACCCCGGCAAAAGGCCCAAGGTCCTCCTCCTGGGCCACCTGGACGAGATCGGGGTCATCGTGAGCCACGTGGAGGAGAAGGGCTTCCTGCGCCTAAGGCCCCTTGGGGGCTGGGACCCCCAGGTCCTGGTGGGGCAGCGCCTGCGCTTTTTGGGCAAGAAGGGGCCGGTCCTCGGGGTGGTGGGGCGGAAGGCCATCCACGTGCTGAAGGAGGAGGAGAGGAGGAAGGCCGTGGAGATCCCGGAGCTCTTCGCCGACATCGGGGCGGAGAGCCGGGAGGAGGCCCTAGCGCACCTGGAGGTGGGGGCGGTGGGGGTCCTGGACCAGGCCCCGGAGTGGCTTCTGGGAAGGCGCCTGGTCTCCAAGGCCCTGGACAACCGCCTGGGGGCCTTCGTGGTCCTCGAGGCCCTCCGCCTCCTCGTGGGCCTGGCCCCGGGGGAGGTGGTGGCCGTGGGCACGGTGCAGGAGGAGATCGGGGCCTACGGGGCCAGGACCGCCGCCTTCCGGGAAGCCCCGGATTTGGCCCTGGTGGTGGACGTCCACCACGACAGCGCCACCCCCGGCATGGACAAGGCCCTGGTGGGGGAGGCGGAGCTGGGTAAGGGCGTGGTGCTGGACGTGGGCCCCTTCGTGGACCAGGAGGTCCTGAAGGGGCTGAGGGCGGCGGCGGAACGAGAGGGCATCCCCTACGTCCTCCACGCCCACGGGCGGTGGTCGGGCACGGACGCCGACGAGGTGGCCAAGGTGCGGGAGGGCATCCCCACGGGAATCGTCTCCATCCCCCTTCGCTACATGCACTCCCCGGTGGAGATGGTGGACTTCACCGACGTGGAGCGGGCGGTGCGCCTCCTCGCCGCCTTCGTGAGGGGGGTCTAG
- a CDS encoding IS256 family transposase, translating into MNQEGFKRLTKEEVSRRIREGVKAIIEQVLEEEMTERLAAGHRERTPSRRGERNGHYTRDLITPAGKIAQLRVPRDREGTFLTEVLERYKRMTGEVEEAVLEMDLQGVSTRKVAAITEGLSRVRIGKDAVSRVAQRLEEAPSAWRGRPLGLAYPYLYLDAAYFKANRGGRVVDLALLVAVGVNEKGYRGHGRSPYLLLLAVEPAGGERKEAWRNLRKGLVERGLRGVRLVISDDPPSIRQAARAELPGASWQRCGAPGGVCGAAAGHGGISGPRVC; encoded by the coding sequence ATGAACCAAGAGGGGTTCAAGAGGTTGACCAAGGAGGAGGTCAGCCGGCGCATCCGGGAAGGGGTCAAGGCCATCATCGAGCAGGTGTTGGAAGAAGAGATGACCGAGCGCCTGGCTGCGGGTCACCGTGAGCGCACCCCGAGCCGCCGCGGGGAGCGGAACGGCCACTACACCCGGGACCTCATCACGCCGGCGGGCAAGATCGCGCAGCTCCGGGTACCCCGGGACCGGGAGGGGACTTTCCTGACCGAGGTGTTGGAGCGCTACAAGCGGATGACCGGGGAGGTGGAAGAGGCCGTCCTGGAGATGGACCTGCAAGGGGTCTCCACCCGCAAGGTGGCGGCCATCACCGAAGGTCTGTCCCGAGTGCGGATTGGTAAGGACGCGGTCTCCAGGGTAGCCCAGCGCCTGGAGGAGGCGCCCTCTGCCTGGCGGGGCCGGCCCTTGGGGCTGGCTTACCCCTACCTCTACCTGGACGCGGCCTACTTCAAGGCGAACCGGGGCGGGCGGGTGGTGGACCTGGCCCTGCTGGTGGCGGTGGGGGTGAACGAGAAAGGCTACCGAGGTCACGGGCGCAGCCCGTACCTTTTGCTGCTGGCGGTGGAACCGGCGGGCGGGGAGCGGAAGGAGGCCTGGAGGAACCTCCGGAAGGGTCTGGTGGAGCGGGGGCTTCGTGGGGTGAGGCTGGTCATTTCCGACGACCCCCCTTCCATCCGCCAGGCGGCGAGGGCCGAGCTTCCTGGGGCCAGCTGGCAGCGGTGCGGAGCTCCAGGAGGTGTTTGTGGCGCGGCGGCGGGGCACGGCGGAATCTCTGGCCCGAGAGTTTGTTGA
- a CDS encoding ABC transporter ATP-binding protein: MEPLLEARGLWKRFGALEAVKGVGLALAPGEVLAFLGKNGAGKTTTVKMLASLLFPDGGEVRLLGQDPFQNPWALRHLGAVLEGNRNVYWRLTPLENLVYFGVARGLSLGAAQRRAQALLEEYGLWEKAGVEVRHLSRGMQQKLALLQALVHDPEVLLLDEPTLGLDVETALLVEAKVRELAQRGKAILLTTHQLSVAQALAHRVAIIHRGEIVLEGEKEALLARFAGEHYVLELEAPLPLEVLRRLRALGVEGEGPFLFRGDGEALWRVLEALRPLPLKRVARAEADLLEVFLKVVGHA; this comes from the coding sequence ATGGAACCTCTCCTCGAGGCCCGGGGCCTCTGGAAGCGCTTCGGGGCCCTGGAGGCGGTGAAGGGGGTGGGCCTGGCCCTGGCCCCGGGGGAGGTCCTGGCCTTCCTGGGCAAGAACGGGGCGGGCAAGACCACCACGGTGAAGATGCTCGCAAGCCTCCTCTTCCCCGATGGGGGGGAGGTCCGCCTTCTAGGCCAAGACCCTTTCCAAAATCCCTGGGCCCTCCGCCACCTGGGGGCGGTGCTGGAGGGGAACCGCAACGTCTACTGGCGCCTCACCCCCCTAGAGAACCTGGTCTACTTCGGCGTGGCCCGGGGCCTCTCCCTGGGAGCGGCCCAGCGGCGGGCCCAGGCGCTTCTGGAGGAGTACGGCCTTTGGGAAAAGGCAGGGGTAGAGGTGCGCCACCTCTCCCGGGGGATGCAGCAGAAGCTGGCCCTCCTCCAGGCCCTGGTCCACGACCCCGAGGTCCTCCTCCTGGACGAGCCCACCCTAGGCCTGGACGTGGAGACCGCCCTCCTCGTGGAGGCCAAGGTGCGGGAGCTGGCCCAAAGGGGCAAGGCCATCCTCCTCACCACCCACCAGCTCTCCGTGGCCCAGGCCCTGGCCCACCGGGTGGCCATCATCCACCGGGGGGAGATCGTCTTGGAGGGGGAGAAGGAGGCCCTCCTGGCCCGCTTCGCCGGGGAGCACTACGTGCTGGAGCTGGAGGCCCCCCTGCCCCTCGAGGTCCTCCGCCGCCTCCGGGCCCTGGGGGTGGAGGGGGAAGGCCCCTTCCTCTTCCGGGGGGACGGGGAGGCCCTGTGGCGGGTCCTAGAGGCCCTGAGGCCCCTTCCCCTCAAGCGGGTGGCCAGGGCGGAGGCGGACCTCTTGGAGGTGTTCCTGAAGGTGGTGGGCCATGCTTGA
- a CDS encoding transposase has product MARRRGTAESLAREFVERYRDRYRRGVEVFAQGLGEALIHLDFPSGHQKHIKGTNALERLFREVKRRTRVVGVFPSEGSLGNLATVVMLRATEDWALRRYLDMAPLWAAEEKPTKTAT; this is encoded by the coding sequence GTGGCGCGGCGGCGGGGCACGGCGGAATCTCTGGCCCGAGAGTTTGTTGAACGCTACCGGGACCGGTACAGGCGAGGGGTGGAGGTGTTTGCCCAGGGTTTGGGGGAAGCTCTGATCCACCTGGACTTTCCCAGCGGCCACCAGAAGCACATCAAGGGCACGAATGCGCTGGAGCGGCTTTTCCGGGAGGTGAAGCGGCGGACCAGGGTGGTTGGGGTTTTCCCCAGCGAGGGGAGCCTAGGGAATCTGGCCACGGTGGTGATGCTGAGAGCCACGGAGGACTGGGCGCTCAGGCGTTACCTGGACATGGCCCCGCTTTGGGCCGCGGAAGAGAAACCCACAAAAACCGCTACTTGA
- a CDS encoding YifB family Mg chelatase-like AAA ATPase, producing MLAQVRSYALFGLDAIPVTVEVDVSPGLPSYALVGLPDKAVEESRERVRAALKNAGLPYPQARVVVNLAPAELKKEGSQFDLPIALGLLAAQGVVPLEALSPLAVAGELGLDGSLRPVPGAVNLALGALAEGKTLVLPQESAQEAALVEGVRVFGAGSLGEVVAFLRGEEALEEARPHDPLEAPEVLDLRDVKGQAKAKRALEIAASGHHHLLMVGSPGSGKTMLARRLPFLMPPLSQEAALEVTRIHSAAGQAVLGLLRTPPFRAPHHTVSYAGLIGGGAIPKPGEVSLAHRGVLFLDEFPEFSREALEALRQPLEDGVVTIARARASLTFPARFLLVAAMNPCPCGFYGDPERACTCTPSIQKRYVGKISGPLLDRFDLVVEVPRLTPLELARAPEGEGTEAVRERVLRARERMLRRQGRPNGELSGRALREHLRLTPGAEALLQAAAKKLLLSARSYDRLLRVARTVADLAGAERVEEAHVAEALSYRRSLG from the coding sequence GCCCGACAAGGCGGTGGAGGAGAGCCGGGAGAGGGTGCGGGCCGCCCTGAAGAACGCGGGCCTCCCCTATCCCCAGGCCCGGGTGGTGGTGAACCTGGCCCCGGCGGAGCTCAAGAAGGAGGGGAGCCAGTTTGACCTGCCCATCGCCCTGGGCCTCCTCGCCGCCCAGGGGGTGGTGCCCCTCGAGGCCCTTTCCCCTTTGGCCGTGGCGGGGGAGCTGGGCCTGGACGGGAGCCTGAGGCCCGTGCCGGGGGCGGTGAACCTGGCCCTGGGGGCCCTGGCCGAGGGCAAAACCCTGGTCCTTCCCCAAGAAAGCGCCCAGGAGGCGGCCCTGGTGGAGGGGGTGCGGGTCTTTGGGGCGGGGAGCCTGGGGGAGGTGGTGGCCTTTTTGCGGGGCGAGGAGGCCCTGGAGGAGGCGAGGCCCCATGACCCCCTCGAGGCCCCCGAGGTCCTGGACCTAAGGGACGTGAAGGGGCAGGCCAAGGCCAAGAGGGCCTTAGAGATCGCCGCCAGCGGCCACCACCACCTCCTCATGGTGGGAAGCCCCGGCTCGGGGAAGACCATGCTGGCGAGGCGGCTTCCCTTCCTCATGCCCCCCCTTTCCCAGGAGGCGGCTTTGGAGGTGACCCGGATCCACTCCGCCGCGGGGCAGGCCGTCCTTGGCCTCCTCAGGACCCCGCCCTTCCGCGCCCCCCACCACACGGTGAGCTACGCCGGGCTCATCGGGGGCGGGGCCATCCCCAAGCCGGGGGAGGTCTCCCTGGCCCACCGGGGGGTCCTCTTCCTGGACGAGTTTCCCGAGTTCTCCCGGGAGGCCCTCGAGGCCCTGCGCCAGCCCCTGGAGGACGGGGTGGTCACCATCGCCCGGGCCCGGGCCAGCCTCACCTTCCCCGCCCGCTTCCTCCTGGTGGCGGCCATGAACCCCTGCCCCTGCGGCTTTTACGGGGACCCGGAGAGGGCCTGCACCTGCACCCCAAGCATCCAGAAGCGCTATGTGGGCAAGATCTCCGGGCCCCTCCTGGACCGCTTCGACCTGGTGGTGGAGGTCCCCCGCCTCACCCCCCTGGAGCTCGCCCGGGCCCCCGAGGGGGAGGGGACGGAGGCGGTGCGGGAAAGGGTCCTGAGGGCCAGGGAGAGGATGCTGAGGCGCCAGGGCCGCCCCAACGGGGAGCTTTCCGGCAGGGCCCTGCGCGAGCACCTCCGCCTCACCCCCGGGGCCGAGGCCCTCCTCCAGGCGGCCGCCAAGAAGCTCCTCCTCTCCGCCCGTTCCTACGACCGCCTTCTCCGGGTGGCCCGCACCGTGGCCGACCTGGCGGGCGCCGAGCGGGTGGAGGAGGCCCACGTGGCCGAGGCGCTGAGCTACCGGCGGAGCCTGGGGTGA
- a CDS encoding nucleotide pyrophosphohydrolase, with protein MVDAWIGRFEEGYFPPLLMLARLAEELGEVARVLAHRHGKTPKPGEEEGDLALELADLLFVLLSLANREGIDLEEAFLKAMEKYQKRDGARWTPKELE; from the coding sequence ATGGTGGACGCCTGGATCGGGCGGTTTGAGGAGGGGTACTTCCCCCCTCTCCTCATGCTGGCCCGCCTGGCCGAGGAGCTCGGGGAGGTGGCCCGGGTCCTGGCCCACCGCCACGGGAAGACCCCCAAGCCCGGGGAGGAGGAGGGGGACCTGGCCCTGGAGCTCGCCGACCTCCTCTTCGTCCTCCTCTCCCTGGCCAACCGGGAGGGGATTGACCTGGAGGAGGCCTTCCTCAAGGCCATGGAGAAATACCAAAAGCGGGACGGGGCGCGGTGGACTCCGAAAGAGTTAGAGTAA